A genomic region of Persephonella marina EX-H1 contains the following coding sequences:
- the tuf gene encoding elongation factor Tu: MAREKFERKKEHVNVGTIGHVDHGKTTLTAAITYVLSKKGLAEFIGYGEIDKAPEERDRGITINITHVEYETEKRHYAHVDCPGHADYIKNMITGAAQMDGAILVVSAADGPMPQTREHVLLARQVNVPYIVVFLNKCDMVDDEELLELVELEVRELLNKYEFPGDDVPVIRGSALGALNDEEKWVKSIEELLDAMDNYIPTPERATDKPFLMAIEDVFTISGRGTVVTGRVERGTLKVGDEVEIVGLSDEIRKTVVTGIEMFRKTLDEAVAGDNVGVLLRGIGKDEVERGQVLAAPGSITPHKKFKAQVYILSKEEGGRHTPFFLGYRPQFYIRTADITGTVVELPEGQEMVMPGDNVELTVELMEPVAIEEQMRFAIREGGRTVGAGVVTQIIE, encoded by the coding sequence ATGGCAAGAGAGAAGTTTGAGAGGAAGAAAGAGCACGTAAACGTGGGGACGATAGGACACGTAGACCACGGAAAGACGACATTAACAGCTGCTATAACATACGTACTATCAAAGAAAGGGTTAGCGGAGTTCATAGGGTACGGAGAGATTGATAAGGCACCGGAAGAGAGAGACAGAGGAATTACGATCAACATCACACACGTAGAGTACGAGACAGAGAAGAGACACTACGCACACGTTGACTGTCCAGGTCACGCAGACTACATCAAGAACATGATAACAGGTGCTGCACAGATGGACGGAGCGATACTTGTGGTATCAGCAGCGGACGGACCAATGCCACAGACAAGGGAGCACGTGTTATTAGCAAGACAGGTTAACGTTCCATACATAGTAGTATTTTTAAACAAATGTGACATGGTAGATGACGAGGAGCTATTAGAGCTTGTAGAGCTAGAGGTAAGAGAGCTACTGAACAAGTACGAGTTTCCAGGTGATGATGTACCAGTGATCAGAGGTTCAGCGTTAGGGGCACTGAACGACGAAGAGAAATGGGTTAAATCAATAGAAGAGCTATTAGATGCTATGGACAACTACATACCGACACCAGAGAGAGCGACAGACAAACCATTCTTAATGGCGATAGAGGACGTATTTACGATATCAGGAAGGGGGACAGTTGTTACAGGAAGAGTAGAGAGAGGAACATTAAAAGTAGGAGATGAGGTAGAGATAGTAGGGTTATCAGACGAGATCAGGAAGACAGTAGTGACAGGTATAGAGATGTTCAGGAAGACACTTGACGAGGCAGTAGCAGGGGACAACGTAGGAGTGTTATTAAGAGGAATAGGAAAGGATGAGGTAGAGAGAGGGCAGGTATTAGCTGCACCGGGATCAATCACACCACACAAGAAGTTCAAAGCACAGGTATACATACTTTCAAAAGAGGAAGGAGGAAGACACACACCATTCTTCCTTGGATACAGACCACAGTTTTACATCAGGACAGCAGATATAACAGGTACGGTAGTAGAGTTACCGGAAGGGCAGGAGATGGTAATGCCAGGGGACAACGTAGAGTTAACAGTAGAGTTAATGGAGCCAGTAGCTATAGAGGAGCAGATGAGATTTGCCATCAGGGAAGGTGGTAGAACTGTTGGTGCTGGTGTTGTTACTCAAATAATTGAATAA
- a CDS encoding Sec-independent protein translocase subunit TatA/TatB, giving the protein MIGGIGIWELLIIFGILVLLFGAKKLPEIGKGLGEGIRSFKDSLSGETEKKEEKVIPTKEIEAEVTKEEKVEAKEKEKSTA; this is encoded by the coding sequence ATGATTGGTGGTATTGGAATCTGGGAACTTTTAATAATATTTGGTATTCTTGTCCTTCTTTTCGGGGCAAAAAAACTGCCTGAAATAGGTAAAGGTTTAGGTGAAGGTATAAGAAGTTTTAAAGACTCATTAAGTGGCGAAACAGAAAAAAAAGAAGAGAAGGTAATACCTACTAAAGAGATAGAAGCTGAAGTTACAAAAGAAGAAAAGGTAGAAGCTAAAGAAAAAGAAAAATCTACAGCATAA
- a CDS encoding peroxiredoxin family protein — MAKDKRKKVGEIAPEFCLIEAEGKEVCLRDLLSENRHVLIYFSQTEEKRRCDRSECPLKENLEKVMNLGVTVVVIDPDPVEEHKRFKHDHDIKFLMLSDPDMTAIKGYGVYEKVDVHGIEKEKIVSTVFLLDPQGRIVQVWEPKVIEDNIDDIIKTVKKLRGI, encoded by the coding sequence ATGGCTAAAGACAAAAGAAAAAAAGTTGGGGAAATAGCTCCTGAGTTTTGTCTGATAGAAGCTGAAGGTAAGGAGGTATGCCTCAGAGATCTTTTAAGTGAAAACAGGCATGTTCTTATATATTTTTCACAGACAGAAGAAAAAAGAAGATGTGACAGATCAGAATGTCCTTTGAAAGAAAATCTTGAAAAGGTTATGAACCTTGGCGTAACAGTAGTTGTTATTGATCCTGATCCTGTTGAGGAACACAAAAGATTTAAACATGATCATGATATAAAATTTCTTATGTTAAGTGATCCTGATATGACAGCTATAAAAGGTTATGGTGTTTATGAAAAGGTTGATGTACATGGTATAGAGAAGGAGAAGATCGTCAGCACTGTTTTTCTACTTGATCCACAGGGAAGAATTGTACAGGTCTGGGAACCTAAAGTCATTGAAGATAACATTGATGATATAATTAAAACTGTTAAAAAACTTCGCGGAATATAG
- the nusG gene encoding transcription termination/antitermination protein NusG: MSEEMKQNENLENTEVNKEEKDKKKKWYALYTQSNLEIRAKENLIKMLEMNNMKHLVDEVLVPAEEKVVIKALGKEKYKLSLKGANREIDVMGKKGITKFLIEDGKVRVLESVEGDEQCVAHSPISKPGQKIQCKENKTEARIVLENKVFPGYLLIKAELNDDLIDLIKKTPFIIGFVSAGGMPVPLKDEDIEKVLSQIQKGAPKVKKLLFQRGDQVRIIEGPFMNFTGVVEEVIPEKEKLVVAISIFGRSTPVELEFSQVEKI, encoded by the coding sequence ATGTCTGAAGAGATGAAACAGAATGAAAATCTTGAAAATACGGAAGTAAATAAAGAAGAGAAAGATAAAAAGAAGAAATGGTATGCCCTGTACACACAATCAAACCTTGAGATAAGGGCTAAAGAGAACCTTATAAAGATGCTTGAGATGAACAATATGAAGCATCTTGTTGATGAGGTTCTCGTACCAGCTGAAGAAAAGGTTGTTATAAAAGCCCTCGGAAAAGAGAAATACAAGCTCTCCCTTAAAGGTGCAAACAGAGAGATAGATGTTATGGGAAAGAAGGGAATCACAAAATTCCTTATAGAGGATGGAAAGGTAAGGGTTTTAGAGAGCGTTGAAGGTGATGAACAGTGTGTTGCACACAGCCCTATATCCAAACCTGGACAGAAGATCCAGTGTAAGGAAAACAAAACCGAAGCCCGTATTGTTCTTGAAAACAAAGTATTCCCGGGATATCTCCTTATTAAAGCAGAGCTTAACGATGATCTTATAGATCTTATAAAGAAAACCCCATTTATAATCGGTTTTGTGAGTGCCGGCGGAATGCCTGTTCCACTGAAGGATGAAGATATAGAGAAAGTTCTGAGCCAGATCCAGAAAGGAGCTCCAAAAGTTAAAAAGCTTCTCTTCCAGAGAGGTGATCAGGTAAGAATTATTGAAGGTCCATTTATGAACTTTACAGGTGTTGTAGAGGAAGTTATACCTGAAAAAGAGAAATTGGTTGTTGCAATATCAATATTTGGAAGATCAACACCGGTTGAACTTGAGTTCTCCCAGGTGGAAAAGATCTAA
- the rpmG gene encoding 50S ribosomal protein L33, which yields MPREIITLACTECKRKNYTTTKNKRKHTDRLELRKYCKFCRKHTLHREIK from the coding sequence ATGCCTAGAGAGATAATAACTTTAGCTTGTACGGAATGTAAGAGAAAGAATTACACAACAACTAAAAATAAAAGAAAGCATACAGACAGACTTGAGCTCAGAAAGTATTGCAAGTTCTGTAGAAAACATACATTACATAGGGAGATAAAGTAG
- the secE gene encoding preprotein translocase subunit SecE has translation MSIGEAIKFLKEVREELKKVTWPSKQLVRTATIAVIVFTLIVSVYLWGLDILFDRIFNFLYK, from the coding sequence TTGAGTATAGGTGAAGCGATAAAGTTTCTTAAAGAAGTTAGGGAAGAGCTTAAAAAGGTAACATGGCCTTCTAAACAGCTTGTAAGGACAGCAACTATAGCTGTGATCGTTTTTACACTGATCGTTTCTGTTTATTTATGGGGATTGGATATCCTCTTTGACAGGATATTTAACTTCCTTTACAAATAA
- the rplK gene encoding 50S ribosomal protein L11 codes for MAKKVVGTIELMIPAQQASPSPPVGPALGQHGVNIMEFVKSFNAATAEMKPGTVVPVVITVYADRSFTFILKTPPASYLLKEAAGIKKGASDPKREKVGKVTKEQIREIAEIKMKDLNTEDIEAAMRIIAGTARSMGIEVEGLEA; via the coding sequence ATGGCTAAAAAGGTTGTAGGAACGATTGAGCTGATGATACCGGCTCAACAGGCTTCTCCATCTCCACCTGTTGGTCCTGCGTTAGGTCAGCATGGTGTGAATATAATGGAGTTTGTTAAAAGCTTTAATGCAGCTACAGCTGAGATGAAACCTGGAACAGTAGTTCCGGTTGTGATCACAGTTTATGCTGACAGATCATTTACTTTCATTCTCAAGACACCACCTGCTTCATACCTGCTTAAAGAGGCTGCAGGTATTAAAAAAGGTGCTTCAGATCCAAAAAGGGAAAAGGTTGGGAAGGTAACGAAGGAGCAGATAAGAGAGATAGCTGAGATCAAGATGAAGGATCTTAATACTGAGGATATTGAGGCTGCTATGAGAATTATAGCCGGAACAGCCCGTTCAATGGGTATTGAAGTAGAAGGATTGGAGGCGTAG
- a CDS encoding YqiA/YcfP family alpha/beta fold hydrolase, translated as MKFLYIHGFNSAGYGDKVNHLREAFGSENVISINLPYDPEKAVELLEYLVRNLREEPLILVGTSLGGFYALYLSYKYGNRSVLINPAVDAHIILRSEIGHHKNYKTDEEYEFTEKHFRSLERFFVPLEKLENIRDRIYVYLDEGDEVLDSRKTAEYFKDFYVKLFPGGDHRFKHMPELIEDIKRIIKMEGKNG; from the coding sequence ATGAAATTTCTTTATATTCACGGCTTTAACTCAGCCGGTTATGGAGATAAAGTAAATCATCTAAGAGAAGCCTTTGGCAGTGAAAATGTAATATCTATAAACCTTCCCTATGACCCTGAGAAGGCTGTTGAACTTCTTGAGTATCTTGTAAGAAATCTGAGAGAAGAGCCTTTAATACTTGTAGGAACATCTCTGGGAGGATTTTATGCTCTATACCTCTCCTATAAATATGGGAATAGATCCGTTCTTATAAATCCGGCAGTTGATGCACATATCATACTGAGATCAGAAATAGGACACCACAAGAATTACAAGACAGATGAGGAGTATGAGTTTACAGAGAAACATTTTAGATCCCTGGAGAGATTTTTTGTTCCTTTAGAAAAACTGGAAAATATAAGAGATAGGATATATGTTTATCTTGACGAAGGTGATGAGGTTTTAGATAGCAGGAAAACAGCTGAGTATTTTAAAGATTTTTATGTGAAGCTTTTTCCAGGTGGAGATCATAGATTTAAACATATGCCTGAGCTTATTGAGGATATAAAGAGAATAATAAAAATGGAGGGTAAAAATGGCTAA